CACACATCTTTACCGACCCACTGGCTTCGCCTACCGGCTTTCCTTTCAAGGTTGCGATGCTGGAAGGCACAGGCTCTGACGAACTCGTGGGCTCGTCGCGTCCGCGCATCTGCGACCTCGGTTTTTTGCGCGAGGCCTATCGCACCGCCGACGGCGAGGTCGGTTATCGGTGCCCGGCTGAACCGCTGCCCCTCTTTCTTTCGAAGGGCGGCCGCGTCGAAGATACGGCGGGAAGGAAGTGCCTCTGCAATGCTCTGCTGGCCAATATCGGTTTAGAGCAGGTACGGAGCGGCAAACATCGTGAGCCGGCCATGATCACCGCTGGCTACGACCTGATCCACGTCCACCAGTTTCTTCCGCCGGGCCGGTCGAGCTACGATGCGGCGGACGTCCTCCATGCACTATTACAGCCCGAGCCTGCGACGGCTTAGAGTACCTTCCTGTTGCCGCAGAAGGAGAAAGCACCCTGGCGTTAGGGAAACTCCAGCCGCCCACTCAGCGGATAGGTCACCCTGTCACCCTCGACATGCGCCATCTTCGACAGCACATGCAACGAAGTCTTCGCCGCACTCACAATCTCGTGCACCTCAATACCCCGAGCCACCAGTGCATCCGCAGTCAGCGAACGATGGCAGCGCCACGGCACCGCCTCCGCGCACATCACGGCGACGCGTTCTTCGCTTGCCAGAGCGATCAGCTTCTCTAACGCCTCAGTAAACGCCGCCGTCTGCATGTAGTCCGCATAGCCGCGAAAGCTATCGTTGCGCCAGGCGTTGTTGATCGAATCGGGCACGGGTTTGCGAAAGCCGCCGAGCTCTTTGCCCATCCACACGTAACGCAACCCCGCTGCCTGTAACGAAGCCGAAAGCGCCTCTTGCGCGAACTGCGGATTATGCCGCGAGCGTGGGACCGTGCGCGTGTCCACAACGCTCTGCACGCCATGCGTCTGTAGCATGCCGACGAACTCTTCGATCGTCCGTGTGGAGTGGCCCACCGTAAACACGAGCATGCTCTGTTAGACGCGGCGCGTCCGCAGACTGGACACGATGCCAGCAAAGGCAAAGAGCAGCCACGACAGGGGCGGCACCATCACGAAGACGAGGCCGGTCTTCGTCCGTGGCGGATGCAACGCGACCAAACCGTACAGCGCCAGCGAAAAGACCGTCACCACCAGCGACAACCAGCAGAGCGTCCTGCGCGCGGCGGAAGACCACTGCTTCGCACGCACATGCGCCACCAGCAGAGCCACGAACGGCGCGGAGACCCACAACACAAACATCGCTTGCAGAAGATACGAAGGCTGATTGCGCCCCACGTAGATCACCAGACCCAGTGCGCCCATCAGCCCAACCTCCGCCGCCATGAGGCCTATCTTGTCGAGGGGATCGCGCTTACTTTTTGAAGAGATCTTTTTCGACTTCACGTGCCCTGCCTTCCAACTTTGCAACGAGAATAACGCTAATCCACAATCACGCGGGAAACGCGCTCGGAGATGCCGCAGATGATCTCATACGGAATCGTCTCCGCCCAGCGCGCATGCTCTTCTGCGCCAATGCGTTCTGCGCCCTGCGCGCCGATCAGCACAGCCTCTTCGCCGATCTCCACACCGGGAATCTCCGTGACATCCACGATCGTAAGGTCCATCGAGACACGCCCCACCACCGCTGCGCGCCTTCCGTGAAGCAGCACCGCGCCTGCGGGCGAAGAAAGTTCGCGGCGCAGACCATCCGCATATCCCACCGGCAACAGCGCGAGACGCATGGTCTTCACCGCGGTAAACGTTCCGCCATAGCCGACGTGATCGCCCGCCTGCACCTCGCGCAGCGAAACAACACGCGTCTTCCAAGTCATGACGGGCTCCGGATGCAGTTCCGGCGCGCCGCCTTCGAGATCCAGCGCATAGCCATAAAGTGCAAGACCAGCCCGCGTCATCGGCATAGCGCCAAGACTTTCTGCCATCACGCGCAACTGCGGCATCACCACACCGCAGTCCACCGCGGAGGTGTTACCCACATGCACAAGGGCAGGTCGGAGGCCGGTCTCACGCACCTGTTCCAGCGCGCAGGCGAAGCGGGCCATCTGCGACTCCGTCTGCGCTCCGTGGACGATCTCCGCCGAAGCCAGGTGCGACATCACACCCTCCAGCTTCAACCGAGACTCCGGCCCGAAGCGCTGCAACAGGGCCGCCATCTGCGCGCCGGGCCTTACGCCCTGCCGCGCCATGCCCGTGTCCACCTCGACGTGTACGGCCACGTCCCGCAGGCCAAGCTTCTTCGCCTCGGCCTCCATCAGATCGAGGTGATACGGCTCCCACACTACTGGCGTCAGGGCGTACCGTATTGCGGCCACTGCTTCGCCCGCCCAAACGCCGCACATGACCAGCACGCGCGGCGCAATGCCCTGCGGAAGGATGCCGAGCGCCTGCCGCACACGCACGCCCTCTTCCACAGAGGTCACGCCAAGCCACTTTGCCCCCGCCGCCGCCAGCACCGGCGCGCACTCCACCGCGCCGTGGCCATAGCCATCTGCTTTGACGACCGCCAGAACATCCACACCCGCCGTTGCCTGTACTGCCCGCAAATTGCGCGTCAGCTTTGAAGCGGAAACCTCTGCCCATACCGGGCGCATTGCGTTGGTCACTACTTCTCTCATCGTATGAGGCCCATCTTCTTTACTTCTTTCTCCGGCACAACAGACCGCATGTAATCTTTGAGCCTCTGCCCGCGCTTGGGCGTAAACACCTCTTCCAGCACCACAACCTCGCGCATGCGGTCGAGGCGGAAGTTACGGAAGTCCTCACGCTTTTCGCACCACGCCGCCAGCGTCCAGACGCCGCCCCAGAAGACGAGCGCCAGCGGCCACACACGCCTGCTCGTCACCGTACCGTCCAGCTTCTCATAGATAAACGCCGCGATATGCGTCCGCACAGACGCGCCATGGAGAGCGTCAATCCGCTGGCGCTGCTCTTTCGGCATCCAGGAGGTGGGCGCATACATCTGCACCATGTCCATCTCGGCGCGCATGGGGGCTGGGAGTACGGCTTCAATCTTGCGGAGCGCGTCCTTGGCCGCCGCGCCCGTCTGCTCGCCACCCCAGGCGAAGGCCATCCGCGCTCCCAGGACGAGCGCCGTCATCTCCTCAGCCGTGAACTGCATCGGCGGAAGGTCCATATCGCGACGCAGCGTGTAACCCACGCCCGCTTCGCCTTCGATCATCACGCCGTTCGCCTGCAGGTCTGCAATATCGCGATAGAGCGTGCGCGTGGAGACCTCCAGCTTGGACGCCAACTGCGCTCCCGTCAGCATCCTGCCGGAACGCAGCATCTGCACCACGCGGAATAGTCTATCGGCTCGTCGCATACTGACATCCTACTGCCATTTACGCCTCCTACGCGCCGTGAACGCCGACGAGGTTTCCTTCTGTATCCCTCAGGCAGAAAAATTCGCCGGGAACGCCGGAGAGGGTCATCTTCGGCATGATGACGGAACCGCCAGCAGGCTTCACGCGCGCAATGGCAGCATCCACATCTCCCAGCAGCCGCAGGTACACCAGCGTTCCGCCCATGGAAGGCTTCTGTTCCTCACGGTAGACGAGTGCGCCCTGAATAAAGGGCGCGGGAGCGGGAAAGAGCCGCATCGGTTCTCCGCCACTCTCTATGCTGGTGAGCTTCACCTGCAAAACTTCTTCGTAAAACCTTCCTGCCCGATCGATATCGACCGTGGGTATCTCAAAAAAGGTCAGTGCATCGCTCATCGGTCTTCTCCTTGTAAGCCGCGTCTCTTGCGGCTACAGGAAGAGACTACTGACACCCTGCTGACACCATCCTGTCAGCAGGCTTTGGATCTTCTGTCGACGAAAGAGACCAGAGCAAGGACAGAGACGCCCACACAGATACTCACCGCACCCTCGGTAAGAAGAAGACCATGCGCCCCCGCCACTCGATAGGCCCGCCCATCGCTGAGCACCATAATCTCAATCGCCACATTGCAGGCGGCCATCAGTATGGCATACAGCGTGGCGCTCAGTGGATTATCGCGCCCGATCAACTGGAAAGCCAACGCGCTCGCCGCAACATAGTTCACCCCGGCAAGCAGCGCATACAGGCTGACACCCGCAAAGAAAACCCACCAGAGACGTGGCCCAAAGGCCATACCCAGCGTAGCGATGGACGAGAGCACACCCGCCCCGACAAACAGCCAGCGGCGGTCATAACGAGCCGACAACCAGCCGCCTAGCACCGCACCCACGCTGGAAAGAATTGCCACGCCCACACCCGTAATCCACGCCGTCCGACCCGGAAGCGCACCGAAATCCGCGCCCATGCCTCCGAAATAATTGGTCGCGACAAAGGTGGCCGCAGGCGCCAGAAAGATCAGGAACCCCAGGGCATAGCGCGGCTGCCGAATGACCGTCCAGAGATCACTAAGGACTGTACGCATCGCCTCCGCAACGCGCCGGGGCACTCGCTCCTCATGCCGCGCAAGCAGCAGAATACAGGGCGGCAGAAGCATCTCCAATGAGCCCACACCAGCCGCCCCCACGCGCGGCAGGCGCGTCACAGCAACGACCATCAGTGTTCCCCCCGCCATGCCTCCGAGATAAGCAATGTTGAGCCACATCCCGGCAGCGGCCAACCGCGTCTCGTCCACAAGATTCGGCACCATGCCGCCAATGGTCGATCCATACATCTGCACCGAGAGATAACCCAGCGTCAGCACGGCGGTAAGCAAAGCGCGGCCATGCGGACTCGCCACGGCAGCATCCAGCCCCAGCACGGCACAGGCAAGACAAAGCGCAGCGACGCAGGCCAGCACCCAGGCCCACACCCTGCGCGCCAGACCGCAGTCCACCAGTGGCGTTAGAAGAAAGCTGAGAAAGCTCGGCAGGAGAACGATAAACGTGATGCCCGCAACACGGTCGAGCGCCATGCCGCGCTGCGTGAGCAGCAACGGCAGCGCCGCCGCTACAAACCCGTTGAACAGCCCAAACGGAAGGTAGGCAACGCCCACCATCCATGCCTTGAACTCGCGCGTCATGCGGGGCGCAGGCTAGTAGCCCGCATAGTCGTCCCCGCCTGCTCCAATCGGGTTTTCAAAGCGTGTGAAGTCCGCAATATAAGCCAGCTGTACCGATCCAGTAGGACCGTTACGCTGCTTGGCGATGATGATCTCCGCCTTGCCCTTCAGGTCTTCGTTTTCGCGGTCGTAGTACTCCTCGCGGTGGATGAAGCAGACCACGTCGGCGTCCTGCTCGATCGATCCAGACTCACGCAGATCGGAGAGCAACGGCTTCTTGTCGCCCGCGCGCTGTTCACTGCCACGGGAGAGCTGCGACAGAGCCACCACCGGCACACCCAGCTCCTTCGCCAGCGCCTTCAGACCGCGCGAGATCGCCGAGACCTCCTGCGTACGGTTTTCAAACCGGCCCTTGCCGCCGCCCGTCGCACCCGCCGTCATCAGCTGCAGGTAATCGACGACGATCAGGTCGATGCCGCCCTCCTGCTGCTTCAGACGCCGCGCCTTCGCACGCATTTCGGCCAGCGCAATGCCCGGCGTGTCGTCGATGTAGATCTTCGATCCCACCAGCCGTTCCAGCGCGTTCACCAGCTTGCCACGGTCGTCCTTCGCGATAAATCCCTGCTGGATCTTGCGCGCGCCCACCATCGCCTCGGAGGCCAGCATACGGCGAAGGAGCGACTCCTTCGACATTTCGAGCGAGAAGACCGCCACGATCTTGTTGCCACGCAGCGCCGCGTTCTGCGCAATGTTGATCGCCCATGCCGTCTTGCCCATGGAAGGACGCGCGGCGATGATCGTCAACTCACCCGGCTGCAAACCGCTCGTCATCCGGTCGAACTCGGTATAAAACGTCTGTAGACCCGTGACCTCCTGCCCCTGCTCCATCAGCTCGTCGATGGAACCGAAGCTCTCCGAGACGATGGAGCCGACGTCAGAAAGTCCACGCCGCACAGCGCCCTCGGAGATCTCCAAGAGCCGCGACTCCAGGTCGTTCAGCAGACCGAGGGACTGTTCACTCTGATCGGCGGCACGGTTCAAGCCCTCTTCGCAGACCTTCATCACGTTGCGAAGGATGCTCTTGTCCTTCACGATCTGGACGTAGTTCTCAATCGCAAGATGGCGTGGCAGGCCTTCCTGCAACGAGGCAAGGTAGGAGGGATTTCCAACAGCCTCCAGCTCCTTCTTGGTCTTCAGAGCATCGGCCACCGTGACGGCGTCAATGGCATAACCCAACTCCACCAACTCAAGAATCACGATGTAGATCCGGCGATGCGAGTCCACCGAAAAATCTTCCGGGTGCAGTTTGGCCGTCGCGTCGACCACGGCGACAGGATCCGTCAGCATCGCGCCCAGAATCACGCGCTCCGTGTGCAGCGATGCGGGAAGACCGTCTTTTTCGAGAATATGGAGAAATGTTGCCATGGGGCCCTTCCGATCTCTTACAGGATAAGACCTCGCGCTCAGGAGTCACCTGTGAACTTCTAGGATAAGGTGGCTCTCTTCGTGGACTTCGGGAGACAATCATCCTGAGGAACCACGATGTCCGCCAAAGAACAGCTCCAGATCCCCGCCGCCGCCCAGCGTGACCCGCGCTCTCTCGAAGTCCTCCGCGTCTGGATTGCGGAGCAGGACCAGCACATCGCGCTTGCCTTCGGCATGTGGGAAGATCCCGCCGACTGGGGCACGCTTCTGGCCGACCTGGCCCGCCACATCGCCAACGCGCACGCCGAGCAGGACCGCCACGTCAACACCGACGACTTCCTCGACCGCCTGCGCGAGGGCTTCGACCACGACCTCGACGGCTCAGGCGAAGAAGGCGACCCGAACTAGCCTCCTACGACGCCAGTTCGCGCGTATGCACTTCGATCAGGATATTGATCAGCGTCATCGCCGCGGGCGTCACGCCGGGAATGCCGCCAGCCTGCCCCACCGTCATCGGCCGCACACGCTCCAGCTTCTCCTGCATCTCGCGGGAAAGGCCGGAGATTCCCTTATAGCTGAACGAGGTAGGAATCACCCGCGCCTCGCTCGCCTTCAGCTTCTCCACGGAGCGGTCCTGCTGCGCGAGATAGCCCGCGTACTTGATCTGCGTCTCGACGGCTTTGGCTTCGCTCTTCAGCCGCCAGCCGAGCGGACCAGAGAACTCCGAAGCCGTCAGCGAAGGGATCAGGTCGAAGACCGTCACCTCGGGCCGCTTCAACCGCTTCGCCAGAAGCTCGCCGTCGACGCGCGTCGTCTCCAGCGCCACCTTCAAACGGGCCATCCGCATCTGCCGCGCTTCGAACTCCGCCCACGCCTCGTCCGTGATCAGCCCCAGCGCACGTGCCTTCGGTGTCAGACGCACATCGGCGTTATCGATCCGTAGATGCAGGCGAAACTCCGCCCTCGAGGTAAACATGCGGTAGGGCTCGTTCGTTCCCTTGCTGATGAGATCGTCGATCAGGATGCCTGTGTAGCCTTCGCTGCGGTCGAGCGTAAACATCGGCTCGCCCTTCACACTCAGCGACGCATTGATGCCCGCCATCAGCCCCTGGCACGCGGCCTCCTCGTAGCCCGAAGTCCCATTGATCTGCCCGGCAAGATACAGACCATCGATCGACTTCACCTTCAGCGAACGATCCAGCTCCGTCGCATCGATCGCGTCGTACTCGATCGCATACCCGGGACGCAGCATCTCCGCGTTTCCCAGCCCCGGGATCGAACGCACCATCGCACTCTGCACCTCCATCGGAAGGCTCGTACTCATGCCGTTGATGTAGACCTCGTGCGTGTTCAGGCCCTCGGGTTCGAGGAAGAACTGGTGCTGCGTCTTGTCCGGAAAGCGGACGATCTTGTCTTCGATGCTCGGGCAGTAGCGCGGCCCGATGCCTTCGATCTGCCCCGTGTACATCGGCGAACGATGCACGTTGTCGCGGATCAGCTGCAGCGTCTCCGGCGTCGTCACGGCGATGTAGCAACTGATCTGCTTGAGCGCGGGAAACTGCTCCTCGCTGGTGCGGAAGCTGAAGGGAGTCGGCTCCTCATCGCCGGGTTGCTCCTCAAAACGCGCCCAGTCAATCGTGCGCCCATCCAGACGCGGAGGCGTTCCCGTCTTCAGACGGCACTCGCGCAGGCCAAGCTTCTTCAACGACTCACCCAGCAGAACACTTGCAGGTTCGCCACTGCGCCCAGCGGTGTACTGCTGCTCTCCACAGTGAATCAACCCATTCAAAAATGTTCCGGTCGTAATCACAACAGCCTTGGCCTCAATCACGCGCCCATCCCGCAACCGCAGCCCCGTAATCCGCCGCTGCCCCGTGCTGACTCGCTGCCCCGCTGACCCGCTGACCGGCTCCAGCACTACATCAATAACTTCAGCCTGCTTAATAAAAAGGTTCTTCTCGCGCTCCAGCACCTCGCGCATCTTCACACGGTAGAGCGCCTTATCGCACTGCGCGCGCGGCGACCATACCGCCGGTCCACGACTCGTATTCAGCAGACGAAACTGGATGCCGCAGGCATCGGCGACCTCGCCCATCACGCCACCCATCGCATCCACTTCACGGACAAGATGGCCCTTGGCAATCCCGCCAATCGCAGGATTACAACTCATCTGCGCAATCAGGTCAAGGTTCAGCGTAAAGATCGCCGTCCGCAGCCCCATGCGCGCAGCCGCAACCGCAGCCTCGCACCCGGCATGGCCCGCGCCCACAACGGCAACATCGTATTGTTCGGTAAAACTCATAGTCCTGCCTCAACAACCCGCAGTTCCGGCACCAGCGTGAAGTGCCGTACGTTATGCGTTAGAACTCCATGACCGTATATAAGTGCAGTCGAAGCGATGATCGAATCAGCCAGCACAATCGTGAAACCGCGCCCGCGCAATTCTCCATTCAGCAGTCCGGCCCGACGGGCGATGCTGCTCTCTACAGGGTAAATCCCCGCCGAACTCTCAACCGATTTCAGGAAGTTTTCACGCCTGTTGCGCTGCACCTCAGTCCGCGCTCGGGCTACACCGTGTACCAACTCAAGTATGGTGATCGCGGAGAGGAAGAGCGATCCCGATTCAGCGGCCTCTCCTATACGAAAAAGCAGATCGACTAAGGTCACCTCTGCACGTTCCGCACGGATCAGAACCGAAGTGTCAACAATCAGTCCCACTTACCGTCTTCGAGCGGTTGATTCATCAGCTCATGCCCTTCCCGAACGTCCGCAGCAAAGGCTTCATCCATCAATGCAGGCGGATGGCCTTGTTCTTCGCGTGCCTTCAAGATAGCGATCATTTCGTGCGCAGTTCGCCCACGCAAAGGCGCATCTTCCGGTTGATGCAGCACAGCGATGACTTCTCCCGCTCGCTCCAACTCCACCCTGTCCCCCGCGCGCACATGCTCCATCAGCTTCGCAAAGTCGCGCACAACATCCGCTTCCTGCACGTGAATGGTCATATTTCAAGAATAACCCTCTTGCGATACCCTCGCCACATGCCAATCCCGCAGAAAACACCGAAAGTCGCCCTCATCACAGGAGCCTCCAGCGGCATCGGCCTGCTGGCCACGCTCACCCTCGCGCGCAACGGGTACACCGTCATAGCCACCATGCGCGACCTCGCCCGGGCGACGCATCTGCGCGAAAAGGCAGAGGCCGAAGGCCTCGCGGACCGAATCGACCTGCACGCACTCGATGTCACGGACTCCGCACAGGTTACCGAGGCTGCCAATTACGTGAAGGCGACCCACGGCCGCCTCGACGTCCTCGTGAACAACGCTGGCTACGCGCTCGCGGGCTTCTCCGAAGAAACCACCCTCGCCGAGCTCCGTCATCAGTTCGAAACCAACTTCTTTGGCGCAGTTCAGACCACCACCGCCATGCTGCCCCTCATGCGCGCGCAGACTCGACAAACCGGCGGAGCGAAGATCCTCATGATCTCCTCCATCTCCGGCCTCACCGCCTTCCCGCTCCTCGGCAGCTACAACGCCTCCAAGTTCGCTCTCGAAGGCTGGAGCGAAGCGCTCAGCATGGAGCTACGCAGCCTCGGCATTCACGTCAGCCTGGTCGAACCCGGTGCCTTCGACACCGACATCTGGAGCCGCAACGCAACCATCACCTCAGCGACGCAGTCCCCGGGCTCACCCAACTACAAACGCTCGCAGGCATTCCTCGCCCAGATTGGAAATGGAAAGATGAGCAAGGCCGACCCGCAGCAGATCGCCGACCTCATCCTCCGCATCGCACAATCGCCAAACCCGAAACTCCGCTACCTCATCGGCAAAGACGCCCGCTCAGCAAAACTTCTCCGCACCCTCCTGCCCATGCGCCTCTTCCAGAGCATTCTGCTCAAAGCAAGCGGCATCGACAGCTAGGCAACACACCGCACTGTGCCCCATTCTTCGCGGCTTCATCGCGAAACCGGGGTCCCCGGCGAACGGCTTTTTGTTCGCTGGGGTGGAAAAGGGTGAGATCGCGCAGAGCGCACAAACCAGATGTCGAGGAAGGGGCCATGCGCTGAAAGCGCATCTTTCCCTAGAAGAGCGCCCCAGGAAGAACCCGAAAAACAGATCCCTCCGCTACGCTACGGGATGACAAAGAGGGGATTTGCTTTCAATCAAACCGCGGCAGATGCCGCATATCATCCTCGGGCACCAGCTCCATCGGAAACCCGGCCTTCGTCCAAGCCTTCAGCCCACCCTGAATCACACGCACATTGTTCCCGCGCTCGTTGAGCATGTGCGCAATCCGCGCACTCGTCGCATCCCGCAGACACGAGCAGTACACATAGATCTCACACTCCGGAGCCAGCGTCTCGCGCAGCGCCTCCAGCTCAGGCAACAGACGACTCGGCTCCACGCGGATCGAGTTCTTGATCCGCTGCATCCCGGGATCGTAATAGCCATGGCTGCGCACATCCGCGATCACCACCGGGCGGTCCAGCGTCGGATTTTCCAGCCGCTCCAGAACCTCTTCCGCCGTAACCCGAGCCACCTGCGAATACTTCCGTCCCTTGATCGCCACCACCAGCCACGCGGCGGCATACCCAAACGCCGCCAGCGCCACCACTCCCAGAACCACATGTCCCACAACGGCCAGGGCGTTCGTAATCTTCAACAGAAAAGGGCTGAGCAGGAATCCAACGCCCATCCAGGCCGCGCAGTGCAACATCGCGCCCACAACATCCATCCGCCAGAACCGGAAGGGACGCATATGCAGGCTGCCCGCCAGCGGCGGGGCCATGGAGTTCAAACCCGGCACGAACCGCGCGATCAGCAGCGTGCGCGCGCCCTTCTCATAGAAGAAATCCGCCGACCGGAAGATGCAGACCTCGGGATCCATCGTAAGACGGCACAACCGTCCCAGCAGCCACCAACCCGTCGTCCGGCCTGCAAGATACATCAGCGTCGCGCCGATGTTTTCTACCAGCACCCCGAGAACAAACAGATGCACGATAGAGAGCTTGCCCGCATGCGCGGCCGCTCCGGCCAGCAACATCGTCACCACCACCGGCATCGGCAGGCCGAGCGAGGAAAGAAACAGAATCACCCCCACGGCGATATACCCGTGCCCCGCTACCCACACCGCTGCCCAGCCCATACCGCCACCCGCAAAAAATTCGCTATGCCGGTTTGGATGCAGGAATAACTCTCCTGACCGTATGCCAATGCGAGATGAAATACTCTCGCATGCGCCCGTTCGTCCTCGCACTCGCTCTGCTGCTCCCTGCGGCCCACGCCCAGATCAATTCCGCTCTTCTGGTAGACCCCAATCCCGATCTGAAATTCCCCGCCCGCAACCTCGACGTCACCATCCCGTCCCATGGCACACCGCTCCCCGGCGTCTTCTATCTCGCTGAAGGGAATAAGCCTCACCCCACCGTGCTCCTGCTCAACGGCCTCGGCTCCGAGCAAAACGGCGACCTGGCCCAGACCCTTCGCCGCGCCGGTTGGAACGTCCTCGCCGTCCATTCGCGCGGCACCGCAGGCGTTACCGGCACCTACACCCCAGCCACAGCCACGGAAGACGCCGAGGCCGAGAGCGCCTTCGTCCAGACCAACGCCACCACCTACTTCGCCGACCCCAAAAAGGTCGTCCCCCTTGGTTACAGCGAAGGCGCAACCGCCGCCCTGGCCCTGTTTACACAGAATGCGCAGATCCCAGCAGTCGTCCTGATCTCTCTCCCCACACAGGGAGCGCCCGGTGCGCCCAAAGTAGCCACCCGCCCCGTCCTTCTCTTCTCCGCCGAAGACGGCAGCGCACCCCAGACCGAAGCGCTCCTGCTCGCAATCAAACCCACCAGTCCGCACTCCCTGCACATGCACATGCGCACCGACCACAACTACGCCACGCTGCGCATCGCCCTGCAGTCCATCACCGTAGACTGGCTCGCCCGCCAGTTCCGCCCCGAACATTAACCTCGCGCCAGCACCACGGCCCCGGCTGCGATCAACCCGCCACCCACGACCTTGCTCACAGACATCCCCTCGCCCAGAAACGCCCACGCAAACAGGATCACCAGCACCACGCTCAGCTTGTCGATCGGCGCAACGCGCCCGGCATCGCCCATCTGCAGCGCGCGGAAGTAGCAGATCCAGCTCGCTCCCGTCGCCAAACCGCTCAGCACCAGAAACATCCAGCTGCGGCGTTCGATCCGCCCCAGACCACCATGCGCCCCCAGCGCGTAAGCCCAACCCCACGCAAAGACAAGCACCACCGTCGTGCGCACCGCCGTCGCCAGGTTGGAGTCCACACCCTTCACGCCGATCTTCGCCAGCACCGCCGTTGCCGCGGCAAAGACCGCACTCAAAAGCGCCCACCCCAACCAACCCATAGCAATTTCCTCTGCGACCTACGCTACCACTCCACACGCGCGCCAAACTGCACGCGCCGCTCGCGCGCGTTCGCTGCGTTGGCCGAATCGAAGCTTCCGAACGGACGCGACTGCAGGCCCTCCGTCGCGATCGTCGCCGCATCCTGAAAGACCAGCGGCGTCACGCCATTCACGGCATCTCCCACAAGAAACGCCCGCTGCTGCACACCGGTGTAGTTCACATGATTCAGAAGGTTGAAGCCGTCGACATAGACACGCGCATGCATCGCTTCGGAGAGATGGAATCGGCGACTCAGGCGCAGATCCAACACCTCGACCCACGGCAGCCTCTGCGTATTCCGTCCGACTGTGGGCAGATACCGCGCCCCTCCGGAACCGTTGATCGTCTCGCGTCCCGCGTCCAACTCGCTTCCGCCCAGGATCTCGTAGCTGTACGGTCTTCCACTCACAGCGGAAAGACTCGGAGCAAAGACCCACCCATTCGCCAGCCGTCCCGCACTTTTGTCCAGGTGAAAGACCGGCTCCCAAAGGCCGCTCGCACTCACCTTGTG
This genomic stretch from Terriglobus saanensis SP1PR4 harbors:
- the dnaB gene encoding replicative DNA helicase — protein: MATFLHILEKDGLPASLHTERVILGAMLTDPVAVVDATAKLHPEDFSVDSHRRIYIVILELVELGYAIDAVTVADALKTKKELEAVGNPSYLASLQEGLPRHLAIENYVQIVKDKSILRNVMKVCEEGLNRAADQSEQSLGLLNDLESRLLEISEGAVRRGLSDVGSIVSESFGSIDELMEQGQEVTGLQTFYTEFDRMTSGLQPGELTIIAARPSMGKTAWAINIAQNAALRGNKIVAVFSLEMSKESLLRRMLASEAMVGARKIQQGFIAKDDRGKLVNALERLVGSKIYIDDTPGIALAEMRAKARRLKQQEGGIDLIVVDYLQLMTAGATGGGKGRFENRTQEVSAISRGLKALAKELGVPVVALSQLSRGSEQRAGDKKPLLSDLRESGSIEQDADVVCFIHREEYYDRENEDLKGKAEIIIAKQRNGPTGSVQLAYIADFTRFENPIGAGGDDYAGY
- the alr gene encoding alanine racemase codes for the protein MTNAMRPVWAEVSASKLTRNLRAVQATAGVDVLAVVKADGYGHGAVECAPVLAAAGAKWLGVTSVEEGVRVRQALGILPQGIAPRVLVMCGVWAGEAVAAIRYALTPVVWEPYHLDLMEAEAKKLGLRDVAVHVEVDTGMARQGVRPGAQMAALLQRFGPESRLKLEGVMSHLASAEIVHGAQTESQMARFACALEQVRETGLRPALVHVGNTSAVDCGVVMPQLRVMAESLGAMPMTRAGLALYGYALDLEGGAPELHPEPVMTWKTRVVSLREVQAGDHVGYGGTFTAVKTMRLALLPVGYADGLRRELSSPAGAVLLHGRRAAVVGRVSMDLTIVDVTEIPGVEIGEEAVLIGAQGAERIGAEEHARWAETIPYEIICGISERVSRVIVD
- a CDS encoding MFS transporter; this encodes MTREFKAWMVGVAYLPFGLFNGFVAAALPLLLTQRGMALDRVAGITFIVLLPSFLSFLLTPLVDCGLARRVWAWVLACVAALCLACAVLGLDAAVASPHGRALLTAVLTLGYLSVQMYGSTIGGMVPNLVDETRLAAAGMWLNIAYLGGMAGGTLMVVAVTRLPRVGAAGVGSLEMLLPPCILLLARHEERVPRRVAEAMRTVLSDLWTVIRQPRYALGFLIFLAPAATFVATNYFGGMGADFGALPGRTAWITGVGVAILSSVGAVLGGWLSARYDRRWLFVGAGVLSSIATLGMAFGPRLWWVFFAGVSLYALLAGVNYVAASALAFQLIGRDNPLSATLYAILMAACNVAIEIMVLSDGRAYRVAGAHGLLLTEGAVSICVGVSVLALVSFVDRRSKAC
- a CDS encoding VOC family protein, producing MSDALTFFEIPTVDIDRAGRFYEEVLQVKLTSIESGGEPMRLFPAPAPFIQGALVYREEQKPSMGGTLVYLRLLGDVDAAIARVKPAGGSVIMPKMTLSGVPGEFFCLRDTEGNLVGVHGA
- a CDS encoding DUF5076 domain-containing protein, with the translated sequence MSAKEQLQIPAAAQRDPRSLEVLRVWIAEQDQHIALAFGMWEDPADWGTLLADLARHIANAHAEQDRHVNTDDFLDRLREGFDHDLDGSGEEGDPN
- a CDS encoding helix-turn-helix transcriptional regulator, which gives rise to MRRADRLFRVVQMLRSGRMLTGAQLASKLEVSTRTLYRDIADLQANGVMIEGEAGVGYTLRRDMDLPPMQFTAEEMTALVLGARMAFAWGGEQTGAAAKDALRKIEAVLPAPMRAEMDMVQMYAPTSWMPKEQRQRIDALHGASVRTHIAAFIYEKLDGTVTSRRVWPLALVFWGGVWTLAAWCEKREDFRNFRLDRMREVVVLEEVFTPKRGQRLKDYMRSVVPEKEVKKMGLIR
- a CDS encoding DUF488 family protein, which encodes MLVFTVGHSTRTIEEFVGMLQTHGVQSVVDTRTVPRSRHNPQFAQEALSASLQAAGLRYVWMGKELGGFRKPVPDSINNAWRNDSFRGYADYMQTAAFTEALEKLIALASEERVAVMCAEAVPWRCHRSLTADALVARGIEVHEIVSAAKTSLHVLSKMAHVEGDRVTYPLSGRLEFP